In Raphanus sativus cultivar WK10039 chromosome 5, ASM80110v3, whole genome shotgun sequence, the following proteins share a genomic window:
- the LOC108861463 gene encoding E3 ubiquitin-protein ligase RZF1: MSSGRSTHWCHRCQRGVYLRGPDSLCTYCGGGFVEEIDVPPPPPIDTLRPHRDVERGPTYDLMEAFSAFMRSRLAERSHDRDITTRITSSGGGSESFSSIAPFLIFGGQANNTSVEALLNTSPGIGITRGGNTNAGDYFYGPGLEELIEQLSSSGGTTTHHRGPPPAAKSSIDALPTVKITQKHLKSSDSHCPVCKDEFELKSEAKQMPCKHVYHSDCIVPWLVQHNTCPVCRKELPSSRGSSSSTQGDQSRGGGGSRRRNPFSSLWPFRSSSSSRDSQNRRDTNSTAGAEEGGQSNYHHQLQQQHEQQQSHMGYSGWPFDY, translated from the coding sequence ATGTCGAGTGGTCGAAGCACTCACTGGTGCCACAGATGCCAACGCGGTGTCTACCTACGCGGTCCAGATTCCCTCTGTACCTATTGTGGAGGAGGGTTTGTCGAGGAAATCGAtgtaccaccaccaccacccatTGATACGCTTAGACCCCACAGAGATGTTGAACGCGGTCCAACGTATGATCTCATGGAAGCTTTCTCAGCTTTCATGAGAAGCCGCTTAGCCGAAAGAAGCCACGACCGAGATATCACCACAAGAATCACCTCTAGTGGTGGTGGTTCAGAAAGCTTCTCGAGTATAGCTCCTTTCTTGATCTTCGGTGGCCAAGCTAATAACACATCAGTCGAAGCCTTGCTAAACACCTCACCTGGTATCGGCATCACTCGTGGTGGAAACACCAATGCTGGTGACTACTTCTACGGACCTGGTCTCGAAGAACTGATCGAGCAGCTTTCCTCGTCTGGGGGGACTACTACTCACCATCGAGGCCCACCGCCTGCGGCGAAATCATCTATCGACGCGTTACCGACGGTCAAGATCACGCAGAAGCATCTCAAGTCGTCGGACTCTCACTGTCCGGTTTGCAAAGACGAGTTCGAGCTCAAGTCGGAAGCGAAACAGATGCCGTGTAAACATGTTTATCATTCCGACTGCATCGTCCCGTGGCTGGTTCAGCACAACACGTGCCCGGTTTGTCGTAAAGAGTTGCCGTCGTCGAGAGGGTCGTCTTCGAGCACACAGGGTGATCAGAGTAGAGGCGGCGGCGGGAGCAGGAGAAGGAACCCTTTCTCTAGTCTCTGGCCGTTCCGGTCGTCGTCTAGCTCGAGGGATAGCCAGAACCGGAGAGATACGAACAGCACAGCGGGTGCAGAAGAAGGAGGGCAGTCTAATTACCATCACCAgctacaacaacaacatgagCAACAACAGTCACATATGGGTTATAGTGGATGGCCTTTTGACTATTAA
- the LOC108861462 gene encoding uncharacterized protein LOC108861462 isoform X2 yields the protein MADKKDLDPNPPADGTFLCPLNKRTMAERSFTRAHEPEFKKQKLEQLQRKAYHSVLLASKSEPSGTSHNKSQLIIQKLMNEWNIGQETHISVSEKIDHSANNATWSPDSLPNPESLAGKRIHARSPNDEEDDSPTSKKIKLHKQAYDHVLHAFNAESPALSHSRTLIMRDLLEECNKAHIKTDPPLVEAFNTPKIVEPRSRLLPEDIHFRPTSLEMSIFLKQKALGQPVTACIVPEERHDIFSIPPRDLPGYPEERHWYYYCMKPKGQQDPQSLWTRFREDTAVFDLEENCVGIKRRFTLTEREEESDDDIFLPDEEEPPVEEWFIREISLPSSVADTDLVLCHVVLKMRKKTQDEEYYEEEEDE from the exons ATGGCGGACAAGAAAGATCTAGACCCAAATCCTCCCGCCG ATGGAACGTTTCTCTGCCCATTAAATAAGAGAACTATGGCTGAAAGATCATTTACTAGAGCGCACGAGCCGGAGTTCAAGAAACAGAAACTCGAACAGCTCCAGAGAAAAGCTTATCACTCTGTTCTCCTTGCTTCCAAATCAGAACCCTCGGGAACATCACAC AACAAGTCTCAATTAATCATACAAAAGCTGATGAACGAGTGGAACATCGGTCAAGAAACTCACATCTCTGTTTCCGAGAAGATTGATCACTCT GCAAATAACGCAACTTGGAGTCCAGACTCTCTTCCTAATCCAGAGTCTCTTGCTGGAAAACGGATCCATGCAAGGTCTCCTAATGACGAAGAAGATGATTCGCCAACGAGCAAGAAGATCAAACTCCATAAACAGGCTTACGACCATGTTCTTCACGCCTTCAACGCAGAATCTCCAGCACTCTCACAC tCAAGGACTCTGATAATGCGAGACCTCCTGGAGGAATGCAACAAAGCACATATCAAAACTGATCCTCCACTGGTCGAAGCTTTTAATACACCAAAAAT agTGGAGCCAAGATCCAGACTCTTACCTGAGGACATACATTTTCGTCCAACATCTCTTGAGATGtcaatctttttgaaacaaaaagctCTGGGACAGCCAGTAACAGCATGCATCGTACCTGAAGAACGTCACGATATCTTCTCAATCCCTCCTCGCGATTTGCCTG GCTATCCAGAAGAGAGACATTGGTATTACTATTGCATGAAGCCTAAGGGACAACAAGACCCTCAAAGTCTCTGGACAAGATTCCGCGAAGATACTGCTGTGTTCGATCTAGAGGAAAACTGTGTCGGTATCAAACGCAGGTTTACTCTCACTGAGCGGGAAGAAGAATCTGATGACGACATTTTTTTGCCTGACGAAGAAGAACCTCCAGTGGAAGAATGGTTCATTAGAGAGATTAGTCTCCCATCGAGTGTTGCAGATACTGACTTGGTTTTGTGCCATGTTGTTCTCAAGATGAGGAAGAAGACGCAAGATGAAGAAtactatgaagaagaagaggatgaatAA
- the LOC108861462 gene encoding uncharacterized protein LOC108861462 isoform X1, whose protein sequence is MADKKDLDPNPPAEDGTFLCPLNKRTMAERSFTRAHEPEFKKQKLEQLQRKAYHSVLLASKSEPSGTSHNKSQLIIQKLMNEWNIGQETHISVSEKIDHSANNATWSPDSLPNPESLAGKRIHARSPNDEEDDSPTSKKIKLHKQAYDHVLHAFNAESPALSHSRTLIMRDLLEECNKAHIKTDPPLVEAFNTPKIVEPRSRLLPEDIHFRPTSLEMSIFLKQKALGQPVTACIVPEERHDIFSIPPRDLPGYPEERHWYYYCMKPKGQQDPQSLWTRFREDTAVFDLEENCVGIKRRFTLTEREEESDDDIFLPDEEEPPVEEWFIREISLPSSVADTDLVLCHVVLKMRKKTQDEEYYEEEEDE, encoded by the exons ATGGCGGACAAGAAAGATCTAGACCCAAATCCTCCCGCCG AAGATGGAACGTTTCTCTGCCCATTAAATAAGAGAACTATGGCTGAAAGATCATTTACTAGAGCGCACGAGCCGGAGTTCAAGAAACAGAAACTCGAACAGCTCCAGAGAAAAGCTTATCACTCTGTTCTCCTTGCTTCCAAATCAGAACCCTCGGGAACATCACAC AACAAGTCTCAATTAATCATACAAAAGCTGATGAACGAGTGGAACATCGGTCAAGAAACTCACATCTCTGTTTCCGAGAAGATTGATCACTCT GCAAATAACGCAACTTGGAGTCCAGACTCTCTTCCTAATCCAGAGTCTCTTGCTGGAAAACGGATCCATGCAAGGTCTCCTAATGACGAAGAAGATGATTCGCCAACGAGCAAGAAGATCAAACTCCATAAACAGGCTTACGACCATGTTCTTCACGCCTTCAACGCAGAATCTCCAGCACTCTCACAC tCAAGGACTCTGATAATGCGAGACCTCCTGGAGGAATGCAACAAAGCACATATCAAAACTGATCCTCCACTGGTCGAAGCTTTTAATACACCAAAAAT agTGGAGCCAAGATCCAGACTCTTACCTGAGGACATACATTTTCGTCCAACATCTCTTGAGATGtcaatctttttgaaacaaaaagctCTGGGACAGCCAGTAACAGCATGCATCGTACCTGAAGAACGTCACGATATCTTCTCAATCCCTCCTCGCGATTTGCCTG GCTATCCAGAAGAGAGACATTGGTATTACTATTGCATGAAGCCTAAGGGACAACAAGACCCTCAAAGTCTCTGGACAAGATTCCGCGAAGATACTGCTGTGTTCGATCTAGAGGAAAACTGTGTCGGTATCAAACGCAGGTTTACTCTCACTGAGCGGGAAGAAGAATCTGATGACGACATTTTTTTGCCTGACGAAGAAGAACCTCCAGTGGAAGAATGGTTCATTAGAGAGATTAGTCTCCCATCGAGTGTTGCAGATACTGACTTGGTTTTGTGCCATGTTGTTCTCAAGATGAGGAAGAAGACGCAAGATGAAGAAtactatgaagaagaagaggatgaatAA
- the LOC108858608 gene encoding proline-rich protein LAS17, which translates to MGKNSDEEHNNLPRDGDNTVRNNEGGNGCSCCSARISRCFSLRCVLILAFSAAVFLSAVFWLPPFLGFSDPRDLDLDPRFKDHRIVASFDVEKPVSFLEDNLLQLENDITDEISVPMIKVVVLTLERLENLNRTMVVFAIDPEKKSSKIPSEIESLIKAAFETLVEKELSFRLTESLFGQPFLFEVLKFPGGITVIPSHPVFPLQKAQLLFNFTLNFSIYQIQSNFEELTSQLKKGINLASYENLYITLSNSRGSTVAPPTIVHSSVLLTFGISSRLKQLSQTITGSRSKNLGLNHTVFGKVKQVRLSSVLPRSPVQSLPPSPSPQPETHHHYYHHHHHHHHHELAPEPAPAAKSFAPASAPTKHLHLHRRSPPPCPYEQRRPKGNNGLNHHTATPTPAPHRSKQHAPAPSRSKQHAPAPNRSKKHAPAPNRSKQHASAPNPTPPSHHHAIPVSSPLPHVVFAHIPPPARNTPETGPTGGTTPAPSPTPSSASIGPTLKNASTKLLVVIVAVVIIWL; encoded by the exons ATGGGGAAGAATAGCGACGAGGAGCACAACAATCTCCCTCGCGACGGAGATAATACGGTTAGGAACAACGAAGGAGGAAACGGATGCTCTTGCTGTTCTGCTCGGATCTCTAGATGCTTTAGTCTCAGATGCGTTTTGATTCTCGCTTTCTCCGCTGCTGTGTTCCTCTCCGCCGTGTTTTGGCTACCTCCATTCCTCGGATTCTCAGATCCTCGGGATCTGGATCTCGATCCAAGGTTCAAAG ATCACAGAATAGTGGCGAGTTTTGATGTTGAGAAACCAGTTTCCTTCTTGGAAGACAATTTGTTGCAGCTTGAGAATGATATCACCGATGAAATCAGCGTTCCCATGATCAAG GTTGTGGTATTAACGCTTGAACGTTTGGAAAATCTGAACAGAACAATGGTTGTTTTTGCAATCGACCCCGAGAAGAAGAGTTCCAAGATACCTTCCGAAATCGAAAGTCTGATCAAGGCAGCTTTTGAAACCCTGGTTGAAAAGGAGTTGTCTTTCCGCTTGACTGAGTCTTTATTCGGGCAACCCTTCCTTTTTGAAGTGCTGAAATTCCCAGGAGGAATCACTGTGATCCCTTCCCATCCTGTATTCCCTTTGCAGAAAGCGCAGCTTCTCTTCAACTTCACATTGAACTTTTCGATTTACCAAATTCAATCTAACTTCGAGGAACTCACTAGCCAGCTTAAGAAGGGTATAAATCTGGCTTCTTATGAG AACTTGTACATAACCTTGTCAAATTCCAGAGGCTCAACGGTGGCGCCTCCTACTATAGTTCATTCTTCTGTTCTGCTCACATTCGGTATCTCATCGAGGTTGAAACAGCTTTCTCAAACCATCACTGGCTCCCGTTCGAAAAACCTCGGCCTGAACCACACCGTATTTGGTAAGGTTAAGCAAGTCCGTCTTTCCTCAGTCTTGCCACGTTCACCCGTCCAATCATTACCCCCTTCCCCTTCTCCTCAACCTGAAACCCACCACCACTactaccatcatcatcatcatcaccaccatcaTGAACTTGCTCCAGAACCTGCACCTGCAGCTAAGAGCTTTGCACCAGCATCTGCGCCAACCAAACACTTACATTTACACCGGAGAAGCCCACCTCCTTGCCCTTACGAGCAGAGGAGACCAAAAGGAAACAATGGTCTGAACCATCACACTGCTACACCAACGCCTGCACCACACCGGTCTAAGCAACACGCACCGGCACCAAGTCGGTCTAAGCAACACGCACCAGCACCAAATCGGTCTAAGAAACACGCACCAGCACCAAACCGGTCTAAGCAACACGCATCAGCACCAAACCCTACCCCGCCAAGTCATCATCATGCTATTCCAGTATCGAGTCCACTCCCCCACGTCGTATTTGCTCATATCCCACCTCCAGCGAGAAACACCCCGGAAACAGGACCAACCGGTGGGACAACTCCCGCACCTTCTCCCACTCCAT CTTCAGCGAGCATAGGTCCAACCTTAAAAAATGCATCAACGAAGCTGCTTGTTGTAATAGTAGCCGTTGTAATCATCTGGCTGTAG
- the LOC108862482 gene encoding LOW QUALITY PROTEIN: phosphatidylinositol 4-kinase gamma 8 (The sequence of the model RefSeq protein was modified relative to this genomic sequence to represent the inferred CDS: inserted 1 base in 1 codon) — MNCMALALDPLTDRFTQFNRSSQRCRLQSLTNLDFNFLDFNTKPTTLTSSHSFNHRSVSTPCFSASSENKDAAGPEIEILGGRRAPTVRALVAEVNIAMVSGAQPLLLPSGLGGAYLLQTGHGHSIAVAKPVDEEPLAFNNPKGSGGGLMLGQPGLKRSIRVGESGIREVAAYLLDHQGFSSVPPTALVRISHVPFHGNDGDQAVASLQRYVGHDFDAGELGPGSFTVGSVHRIGILDVRVLNLDRHAGNMLVKKIHDQDDESCCYNGVGAAELVPIDHGLCLPECLDDPYFEWLNWPQASVPFTDAELHYISNLDPFKDAELLRTELGSIQESSIRVLVVCTMFLKQAAASGLCLAEIGEKMTRDICGGEESSSLLEILCTKAKASVVGGSYEEEGEDGEDDYSSEWDEVEAEIECXYFNFDDEFEDVKCKELTEEMSHVSKPPLFPRAPSFSANLSALMMCSWIGTHDGSLVRSKNVR; from the exons ATGAACTGTATGGCCTTGGCTCTAGATCCACTAACCGACCGGTTTACACAGTTTAACCGATCTTCACAAAGATGCAGACTCCAATCTCTAACCAACCTCGACTTCAACTTTCTAGACTTCAACACCAAACCAACAACTCTCACCTCTTCACACTCCTTCAACCACAGAAGCGTCTCCACTCCATGCTTCTCCGCTTCCTCTGAGAACAAAGACGCTGCTGGTCCAGAGATAGAGATCCTCGGTGGTCGAAGAGCGCCCACCGTACGCGCCCTTGTAGCCGAAGTGAACATAGCTATGGTCTCAGGAGCTCAGCCTCTGCTTTTACCGAGTGGCTTGGGAGGTGCTTATCTTTTGCAAACGGGACATGGTCACAGCATCGCTGTTGCAAAGCCGGTTGATGAAGAGCCCTTAGCTTTCAACAATCCAAAAGGCTCTGGCGGTGGTCTGATGCTCGGACAACCCGGTTTGAAACGGTCTATCCGGGTGGGTGAATCCGGAATCCGTGAAGTGGCTGCTTACCTCTTAGACCACCAAGGTTTCTCCAGCGTTCCACCAACCGCGTTGGTCAGAATCTCACACGTCCCCTTCCATGGCAATGATGGTGATCAAGCTGTAGCCTCTTTGCAACGGTATGTAGGTCATGATTTTGATGCAGGAGAGCTAGGACCAGGGAGCTTCACTGTTGGTTCGGTCCATAGGATTGGGATACTTGATGTGAGAGTCTTGAACCTAGACAGGCATGCTGGAAACATGTTAGTGAAGAAGATACATGACCAAGATGATGAGAGTTGTTGTTACAATGGAGTTGGAGCTGCCGAGCTTGTGCCTATAGACCATGGTCTTTGCCTACCTGAATGTCTTGATGATCCTTACTTCGAATGGCTTAACTGGCCTCAAGCTTCGGTTCCATTCACTGATGCTGAGCTTCATTATATATCAAATCTTGACCCTTTCAAAGACGCAGAGCTTTTGAGAACCGAGCTAGGGTCTATACAGGAATCTTCCATAAGAGTCCTCGTTGTTTGCACCATGTTCTTGAAACAAGCAGCTGCTTCAGGGCTGTGTCTTGCAGAGATAGGTGAGAAGATGACTAGAGACATCTGCGGAGGTGAAGAGAGTTCTAGTCTGTTGGAGATTCTCTGCACCAAAGCAAAAGCAAGCGTGGTTGGTGGAAGCtatgaagaagaaggagaagatggTGAGGATGATTATAGTAGTGAATGGGATGAAGTAGAGGCAGAGATAGAGT TGTATTTTAACTTTGACGATGAGTTTGAAGATGTAAAATGCAAAGAGCTTACAGAAGAGATGAGTCATGTCTCTAAACCTCCTTTGTTTCCAAGAGCTCCATCTTTCTCAGCCAATCTTTCTGCTCTCATGATGTGTTCTTGGATTGGGACTCATGATGGGAGTCTGGTGAGGAGCAAGA ATGTAAGATAA
- the LOC108862486 gene encoding exocyst complex component SEC15A yields the protein MEAKPKRRIVTENGDTGEDLVLATLIGNGDDVGPLVRHAFEMGRPEPLVHQLKNVARKKEAEIEDLCKTHYEEFIVAVDELRGVLVDAEELKSDLATDNFRLQEVGSALLVKLEELLESYAVKKNVTEAIKMSKICVQALELCVKCNGYVSEGQFYHALKTMDLIERNYLKIIPLKVLKLAIERRIPVIKSHIEKKVCSQFTEWLAHIRSSSKSIGQTAIGLIASARQREEEMLERQRKAEEQNTGGLGESAYTLDVEDSEQDSVLKFDLTPLYRAYHIHTILGVPERFRDYYYSNRQLQLDSDLEISYGQPFVESYQTFLAQIAGYFIVEDRVIRTAGDFLLADQVETMWETAIAKIVLVLENQFARMDSPTHLLLVKDYVTLLGATLRQYGYEVGPVLDALDKSRDKYHELLLEECRKQIVTAISEDSYQQMVIRKEADYENNVLSFNLQTSEIMPAFTYIAPFSSMVPDVCRIIRSYIKGSVDYLSYGVNTNFFSVLRKYLDKILIDVLNEVILETINNNSIGVAQAMQIAANISFLEKACDYFLRHAAQLCGIPSRSVEKPQASLAAKVVLKTSRDEAYHALLNVVNTKLDEFMKLPENINWITEEMPQGPHEYMNEVVIYLETVMSTAQQILPTDALYKVGVGAIEHISNSIVSTFLSDSLKRFNANAVSAINHDLRVIENFADERYHSTGLDEVYKEGSFRSYLVEVRQLINLLSSSQPENFMNPVIRERNYNTLDYKKVATICDKFKDSPDGIFGSLANRNTKLTAKKKSMDMLKKRLKEFN from the coding sequence ATGGAGGCCAAACCAAAGAGAAGGATTGTCACAGAGAACGGAGATACAGGGGAGGATTTAGTTCTCGCTACGTTGATTGGAAACGGGGATGATGTGGGTCCTCTTGTTAGGCATGCCTTTGAGATGGGGAGGCCTGAGCCTCTCGTCCACCAGCTCAAGAACGTGGCGAGGAAGAAAGAAGCTGAGATCGAGGATCTTTGCAAGACCCACTACGAAGAATTCATCGTTGCGGTCGATGAGCTTCGTGGCGTGCTGGTTGATGCCGAGGAGCTTAAGAGCGATCTCGCGACTGATAATTTCAGGTTGCAGGAGGTTGGGAGTGCGTTGTTGGTGAAGCTGGAGGAGCTTCTCGAGTCTTATGCTGTTAAGAAGAATGTGACTGAGGCTATTAAAATGTCGAAGATCTGCGTTCAAGCGCTGGAGCTGTGTGTTAAATGTAATGGTTACGTCTCTGAAGGCCAGTTTTACCACGCGTTGAAGACCATGGATCTGATTGAGAGGAACTACTTGAAGATCATCCCGCTTAAGGTGCTAAAGCTGGCGATAGAGAGGAGGATCCCAGTGATCAAGTCCCACATTGAGAAGAAAGTGTGCAGCCAGTTTACAGAATGGCTTGCTCACATTAGGAGTTCCTCGAAAAGTATTGGACAGACAGCTATTGGACTCATCGCTTCGGCTCGCCAGAGGGAAGAAGAAATGCTGGAGCGTCAGAGGAAAGCAGAGGAACAAAACACAGGTGGACTTGGCGAATCGGCATACACATTAGATGTTGAAGACTCAGAACAAGATTCTGTGTTGAAGTTTGATCTCACACCTCTCTATCGAGCATATCACATCCACACTATTCTTGGAGTCCCGGAACGTTTCCGTGACTATTACTACAGTAATCGGCAACTACAGCTCGATTCAGATCTGGAGATCTCTTATGGACAGCCATTCGTGGAATCGTACCAAACATTTCTAGCTCAGATTGCAGGGTACTTCATCGTGGAGGATCGTGTGATTAGAACAGCTGGAGATTTCTTATTGGCTGATCAAGTTGAGACGATGTGGGAAACAGCAATTGCCAAAATAGTATTGGTGTTGGAGAACCAGTTTGCCAGAATGGATTCGCCTACTCATCTGCTTTTGGTGAAAGACTATGTAACTCTCCTTGGCGCAACGCTTAGACAGTACGGTTATGAAGTTGGTCCAGTTCTTGACGCCCTTGACAAGAGCCGAGATAAGTACCACGAGCTTCTTCTTGAGGAGTGTCGGAAGCAAATCGTGACTGCTATCTCAGAGGATAGTTATCAGCAGATGGTAATCAGGAAGGAAGCTGACTACGAAAACAACGTCTTGTCGTTTAATCTTCAGACCTCAGAGATCATGCCGGCTTTCACATACATTGCTCCTTTCTCTTCAATGGTCCCTGATGTTTGCCGCATTATCAGATCATACATTAAAGGATCTGTTGATTACTTGTCCTATGGTGTGAACACTAACTTCTTCAGTGTTCTGAGGAAGTACCTTGACAAAATCTTGATCGACGTGTTGAACGAAGTCATCCTCGAGACGATTAACAACAATTCAATTGGTGTGGCTCAAGCTATGCAGATTGCAGCAAACATTTCTTTCCTCGAGAAGGCATGTGACTATTTCCTTCGCCACGCAGCTCAGCTTTGTGGCATCCCGAGCCGTTCAGTTGAAAAGCCTCAAGCGAGTTTAGCTGCGAAGGTCGTCCTCAAAACGTCAAGAGACGAGGCCTATCACGCGTTGCTGAACGTGGTAAACACCAAGTTGGACGAGTTCATGAAGCTTCCAGAAAACATTAACTGGATTACAGAGGAGATGCCGCAAGGGCCTCACGAGTACATGAACGAGGTTGTTATATACCTCGAGACTGTGATGTCTACTGCACAGCAGATCCTCCCTACGGATGCTTTATACAAAGTTGGAGTTGGGGCGATCGAGCATATCTCAAACTCCATCGTCTCGACGTTTCTCAGCGACAGCCTCAAGAGATTCAATGCCAACGCGGTCTCGGCTATTAACCATGACCTGAGAGTGATTGAAAACTTTGCTGATGAGAGGTATCATTCAACAGGGTTAGACGAGGTATACAAAGAAGGAAGCTTTAGAAGCTATCTGGTCGAAGTGAGGCAGCTGATAAACTTGTTGTCGAGTAGCCAACCTGAGAACTTCATGAACCCGGTGATTAGAGAGAGGAACTACAACACTTTGGATTACAAGAAAGTGGCTACGATATGCGACAAGTTTAAGGATTCTCCAGATGGGATATTCGGAAGTCTGGCGAATAGAAACACGAAGCTTACGGCTAAGAAGAAGTCCATGGACATGCTCAAGAAGAGACTCAAGGAATTCAACTGA